The DNA region CACACGGTGCAAGCGATCCCATACTGCTGATAAAAGCACCCCCGGGCATACACTTTTACTACACATTACACGTTTAACAAAATATGTCTCTGTTTGATCATTCCGCGCCTGCTTCCACCACACGTGAGAAGTTCGTGCGCAGTCAGTTATCGAGGTCAGGTGACATATTGAAAaaattaaagactttttttttaaaaaagaggaaaaagcgaCCCACAGATGCTTAACCCTCACTACAATTTACTACCTATGAAAACACCTCAGGCGGGCGGGCAGGTAGCGAGATTAAGCTGTTGCTCAATATTTTGATCTACAAAGATTAATATGTGACCTACTTTGACCatatgaaatggaaaaaaaacttACTCACTCTTACTTACTCTTTGTGAGGCGTTATCTCAATCCAATTTCAACTTCTTCGTCTTGCACGCCacttgccccccacccccctttctcAGGTGAACCTATAACCTCATTCCCAGCACCGTTAATAGCTGTGACACTTCACGGCTGTTACGTAAATCAAAGCTTCGATGCTAAACATTTGTTCGTGACAGCGCGTTGTGTCCGGCTCCATCCCTCATACCTGAACCGGGAGAGGAAACGGGCTGCGATAGCCTGTGCCCACGCAAACCTCCTCCTGGGAGAGAAGTATTTCAAAGCCGGAGCAGATCCAATATGGAGCCGCACTAACCGCTGCTGTGACTTTTACGAGCGCGTCTCATTGGCCGGTGCGCTCGCAACTTCCAGAAAACGCCGCCCCGATAACCTGTCTGCGCATGTGGGCGACTTTCAATAAACTGAAGCAAACAAAGACTAAAAACGTGTCTCCGGATGTCGGCATTTACACGCTCATATCAGATGTAAGGCTGCTAGCAAGCCACTGACATAATTAGGTCTATTATCCGAGCAAAGGTAACGATATTTAAAGCAAAGCGACACGCAAGACCGGTTTTGTACGATGATTAAAACGTTAGTAAACGCAACACGAGTTCCCGTTTTTGCCCCAAAACAGGATTTTCAAGGGGAAACTGTTAGATTAACAacgtctgtcagtcagtcagtcgcGCTTGGCTGATGATGCATCCAGTTGAGGAAGTGGTGTCTACTCACGCAACTGGTTGCAACCCTAACAGGTTCCAGCCGGTCCAGGGCGACTGGCTCTCGGCTCTGACTCGCTGCACTttgagagagacaaagaaaaaacaaaagaatggGAAAACAGCCTCCAGGGTGCGTAATCTGATGTCAGGTCCCCTGTGTCTCGAGTCTTAACACTGGGCTACAACCACTTTGGGTCTCGCGTCTTTGATTCCATTCTTTCATTCTGAGAGATTTATGGCTGGATTGACCGGGATTATTCTACACAAATAACTAAAGTCACCTAAGAAGCCCCATAAAGATAGCTGCGTGAATATGCAGTATGTGTAGTAAGTTTGCAAACATGAGGTTTTATTATGTATAATAAAGTATTTATAGGATATCTTTACTGTTAATAAAACAGACTACAGCCAGACTCACAGTCACTGGGTCCATAATGGGAACTGTGGTTTGACAATGTGGTGCCTCCTCTCTCTGACGAGACTACCGGCTCAGGGCTCTTGGCAACCAGTTCAGAATGTCAAGAATTGGTTCAGTGAGGTGTAAATTATCCTGTGTGGATTTCCCTGTTGGAGTTTAGTGAAGTTATTGACATGAGTCAGTTAAATCTTTGTGAGTAGCCAACGGACATAAACAACCTCCCATAAAAGTCTGAGGCACTGAAAGGGTTCATGGCCATTACTGTGGATCAGGTGTCAGCCCACAGACTCTTTGTTTGTCTTAATGTAGCGTAATGTGATACTGCACTTAGGAAATGAGCAGCTCTCACACGTGGGTTTGAGACTCTGGAAGCACACTGGGTTTGTATACATTTTATGCCACGTGCACATGCTTTTTGggggatgtttttcttcacagaaCTTGCAACATCCATCCTGAATGTGGCTCCATGCAGCAGTCATGCATTTGTTTAATTTACAGAGTTAATGGCATTTTACAGGTTTTAGCAGTTGCTCACCTAGTTGGAATCAGATGTCCACACAGCCACGAGATGCCGGAGGATTCCACATGTCAAATTACATTTCCCAAATCGTGCAGTTAAAAAACTTTAAGATAATTCTGTGGGAAActattggtttttttttttgcaatttgcCACGataattttaatgtgttttgtcACTGTTGTATAACCTATTGTGTCAGGCTCAACTTGgcagctccatctgctgttATCTTAATGCACACGCTGAAACTGgagttaaatatatataaagtatTTAGATAGTTGCTGTAATAAGTTACAGTCAATTTGTAAGCGTATCGCAAACAGTGTTATGTTCTTATTACAGGTATGGAACGTGATGCAAGATATGTGTTTTAAAGTAACAGTACAAAACCACAGTCTTAAAAAAATGAAGTTATaatgaatatattttaatattttaatccagTATGAAGGTAATGAGGTTTATATGCGTTTACAAGGTCAGCAAGGCTGTACAAAACTGTAAAACTGTAATTATGATGTGCCAGTTAAATACCCttaagaagaaaatgagaattTAGATCGAAGCCCCTGCTTTGTATATTACATTGACGCGACACCAAATACAGATATTTCCAGATTATGTAATTAGCGATAATATGCATTTGCGGCAAAGATCCATTGTTTGCCACAGAAAAGTAGCTATTAAGCAGCGgtgggttgtttttaatgaCGACATAGTTTGTTCTAAATGGGTTTCCGTACTTGATAGATCACGTGACCAAAGAGGTTATAAATACAGGCTCAGTGTTCTTTGATACAAGCAGAACTCGACTTAACATGGCGTCTACGAGCCGGTGGGTAGCGGCGGAGCGCAACTCTTTTCTTTAAGCTTGAATAGCTTGTAGTCCACCAAAGGCAATTTTATAAAAGTTAACGTGAAGGAATACTAACAGTTGCTACCATGACATCAAAAATGCGTTATTGTTTGCACCGCTGCGCAAGAGCTAGCGGTTAGCTCGATAGCTCGTGGAGATGTTACTAGAAGTCAGTGTGCAGCGGTTTAAAGTCACTGTTGGGTCAGCACATAATGATCCATCGCCGTCTCTCAACTCTGTAAACGTGTTCTTGTTTAATACTCTCGGGTTTAAGATTTGCTTTTAGAATGTTTTGCCAGTATGAGGTGAGACGCTAAGCTAAGAGTCGCTCTCGTTGAGCGTTCCTGTTTTAGTGCGGGTTGTCTAATATATCCtcaaaaaataatatatttaataatACCAGCTAAGAGACGACCCTCACAAATTTTAGTGAGAAATGATATAATGTGAGGAAATACGCTATGTGTTCGCGTCTTAACAGTTTCAGTCTTGGCCAAcagatttgtgttgttttatttcccaATAATGCTACGATGTTGTGTAGCTCTAAATATCATAATAATCGATGAGCTACATGACTAAGATGCCTCAAAAGATGGAGTTTTGATAATGCTGGGTTTTTGTTTCCTGTAAGCACTCAAGTTTCAGTGTATCTGTCACAGATCTGCTCCACGATGAAGAATGATCAACAAGAATGATGAACAAATCTTCCTTTGCTTTAGGAACTTCGATCTTTGACATCCCACGTTGTTAATCTCTGACTTTGTGGCGCCAGTTATGTCTTTTTAATGTTTGAATCAcacaaatgtgatttttgttttggtGTACCTGCTTTGTGATGACTTTATCGCGATGATTTCTCCCGTTTTGAGTTGTTTTCATCGTTTGTCATTCATTTTGTCTCTGCAGTGGAGAGTCCCTGGGTCTGCCCAGAGTTCAGTGTCCGAATCACCCGGATTCCATACTGGTGGAGGACTACAGAGCGGGGGACATGATCTGTCCCGACTGCGGCCTTGTTGTAGGTCAGTATGTGCTCTAAACCCGAGGATCTTTACCTCTTGGTTTCTCTCTGCAGATAAACAGGGTTATTTGTTTATCGAGTCTACATCTGGGGGTTACGGCTCTGTTCATACATTAAACTGTCAGCTGTGTGGGGAGCAGAGAAGTTCTTTAATGAGTCTTGTGAGGAGAGAGCATGTCAGGTGACAGAGGAGAGATGCTGTCTCCTGGGCGCTCTGCTCCTGCCTCCTCGGGTTCAGCTGGCCTCCCTGGAGATGAATGTCTCTTTTCTTCCACATATTAGAAAGTAATAGGATTAAAATATCAGAAATCTAATCCTCAGCTCTGCCGTGATTCCAAGAACAGTCAGCCATGATGGAAGGAGAGATATTTTTAGACAGATAGTATGTCGTCTGTCACATGTTTTGTAATTTAATATCCCGTGGATGTGTTTGTCCCTTTATAGCAGCGTACATGTATTTTGTGAAGGTGACGGCAAAGATGTCTGAAAAATAGAGTTTCCGAGCCACAGTGTGAATAAAGAAGTGAGGAACAGTGATGAGCAACAAGTCCCCGTTGGGAATGGAGTTAAAGGTGGTGTAATCTCCTACTTAATTGATCCACAGAGATATAATccatctggagctgctgtcacaATGTGCAGGAGATTAATAGAAGCCTTCATTATAATCATCCACCATGTTTCCATCCGACGCTGATCCCACACagggtgtttttttcctctgcttaATCAAATAATCTGTCTAACGTGTAAATGTGCCACATTATTCTTATAAACCAGCCTAAAATCTCTTGTAGGTGATCGAGTCATCGACGTGGGCTCAGAGTGGAGGACGTTCTCCAACGAGAAAGCCCTCAAAGACCCATCCAGAGTGGGAGATGCCCAGAACCCGCTGCTCAACGGGGGCGACCTCACCACCATGATAGGCAAGGTGGGAGGTGGCTGTGACCAGGCGCCGCGCGCCCTCGTTCAGAGTTACTATAGCAACCAGACATTTGTCCTGCCGGGAGAAGCTGCTGAGATTTCTGCAGTGATGACGACAGTGACTGAACGTTCGTCCTCTTCTTCCGCAGGGAACAGGCGCGGCTAGTTTCGACGAATTCGGTAACTCAAAGTACCAGAACCGCCGGACCATGAGTAGCTCGGACCGGGCCATGCTGAACGCCTTCAAAGAGATCAGCACCATGGCGGATCGCATCAATCTGCCGCGCAACATCATTGTACGTCTGTCTGTTAGTCTCGGGTGGCCACACGTGACATATTAAATTACAGGACTTTCCAGGACCGCTGGTCTCTTTAGTCTATCGTACAAACTAGTTTggtgcttttgttttcctctgcaggacaGAACAAACAACTTATTCAAGCAGGTTTATGAGCAGAAGAGCCTGAAGGGCAGAGCCAACGATGCCATCGCCTCCGCCTGCCTCTACATcgcctgcag from Takifugu flavidus isolate HTHZ2018 chromosome 15, ASM371156v2, whole genome shotgun sequence includes:
- the gtf2b gene encoding transcription initiation factor IIB produces the protein MASTSRGESLGLPRVQCPNHPDSILVEDYRAGDMICPDCGLVVGDRVIDVGSEWRTFSNEKALKDPSRVGDAQNPLLNGGDLTTMIGKGTGAASFDEFGNSKYQNRRTMSSSDRAMLNAFKEISTMADRINLPRNIIDRTNNLFKQVYEQKSLKGRANDAIASACLYIACRQEGVPRTFKEICAVSRISKKEIGRCFKLILKALETSVDLITTGDFMSRFCSNLGLPKQVQMAATFIARKAVELDLVPGRSPISVAAAAIYMASQASAEKKTQKEIGDIAGVADVTIRQSYRLIYPRAAELFPPDFKFDTPVDKLPLL